A region from the Leptospira venezuelensis genome encodes:
- the gcvP gene encoding aminomethyl-transferring glycine dehydrogenase has product MSTATWNGSGKQTEMKNPLDPLDTFSRRHIGPDDDQIKEMLSTLGLSGLEELVAKAVPEGIRLEKALDLPKASTERKILNDLKKIASKNKLYRSYIGSGYQASVMPGVIQRNILENPGWYTAYTPYQAEISQGRLEALLNFQTMIMDLTGLEISNASLLDEATAAAEAVFLAYGIRKNETSKLLFISELCHPQTIDVVRTRALPLGIEVKVGNHLNAELNEDYFAVLVQYPGTEGTVYNYESFFQLAHNVGALTICAADLLSLTVLKAPGEFGADIAVGSSQRFGLPYGFGGPHAGYFATKDEFKRNMPGRLVGVSKDSQGNPGLRLSLQTREQHIRRDKATSNICTAQVLLAVLSSMYAVYHGPKGLKDIALRVHRLTETLSKNLEKGGFAIQNKTFFDTIVLDLGSKAQTYIDAASKKEINFRSLGNGKISIALDETVEVSDLEDILSVFGISKIDLSLEGISIPNEFIRTSEYLTHPVFNSHHTETKMLRYIRKLESRDLSLTTSMIPLGSCTMKLNATVEMFPVTWPEFSDIHPFAPASQTEGYRTVFSQLESWLSQVTGFPGISLQPNAGSQGEYAGLLAIRNYHISRGDKDRDICLIPISAHGTNPASAAMVGFKVVVVACDSEGNVDLEDLKAKAKEHSKDLAALMITYPSTHGVYEEPIKEICSIIHENGGQVYMDGANMNAQVGITRPANIGADVCHLNLHKTFCIPHGGGGPGVGPIGVAEHLKPFLPGHPLVDNGTGNEHGAVSAAPWGSASIVLISWVYIALLGTEGLEQATKAAILNANYIAKRLENYFPVLYKGKNGFVAHECILDVRPFKKTSGVEVEDIAKRLMDYGFHAPTMSFPVPGTLMIEPTESESQEELDRFCEAMISIHTEIQEIEQGKADPKDNPLKNAPHTSAMVISDNWDHAYSREKAAYPAPWTKEHKFWPYVGRIDNVYGDRNLVCSCLPLDSYL; this is encoded by the coding sequence ATGAGTACGGCAACTTGGAATGGATCAGGCAAACAAACTGAAATGAAGAATCCACTCGATCCTTTGGATACTTTTTCCAGAAGACATATAGGTCCTGATGATGATCAGATCAAAGAAATGTTATCCACACTCGGATTATCCGGGTTGGAAGAGTTGGTGGCAAAAGCAGTTCCAGAAGGAATTCGTTTGGAAAAAGCCTTGGATCTTCCTAAGGCCTCTACCGAAAGAAAGATCTTAAACGATCTGAAAAAGATCGCTTCTAAAAACAAGTTGTATCGCTCTTATATCGGTTCCGGTTACCAAGCGAGCGTAATGCCTGGAGTGATCCAAAGAAATATTTTGGAAAATCCGGGTTGGTATACTGCTTATACTCCATACCAGGCGGAAATTTCCCAAGGAAGATTAGAGGCTCTTCTAAACTTCCAAACTATGATCATGGATCTAACTGGTTTGGAAATCTCAAATGCTTCGCTTTTGGATGAGGCTACAGCTGCAGCAGAAGCCGTATTCCTAGCGTATGGAATTCGTAAAAACGAAACATCCAAATTACTTTTTATCTCCGAGTTATGCCATCCTCAAACAATTGATGTGGTTCGCACAAGAGCACTTCCACTCGGGATCGAAGTAAAAGTTGGAAATCATTTAAACGCAGAACTAAACGAAGATTATTTTGCAGTTTTAGTTCAGTATCCTGGAACAGAAGGAACTGTTTATAATTACGAAAGTTTCTTCCAATTAGCTCATAATGTTGGAGCTCTAACAATTTGTGCAGCTGATCTACTTTCACTCACCGTTTTAAAAGCTCCCGGAGAATTCGGAGCGGATATCGCAGTAGGAAGCTCTCAAAGATTCGGATTACCTTATGGATTCGGTGGACCTCATGCAGGCTACTTTGCAACCAAGGACGAATTCAAAAGAAATATGCCAGGAAGACTCGTAGGAGTTTCCAAGGATAGCCAAGGAAATCCAGGACTCAGACTTTCTCTACAAACAAGAGAGCAACATATCAGAAGAGATAAGGCTACTTCTAATATCTGCACAGCGCAAGTTCTATTAGCGGTTCTATCTTCTATGTATGCTGTGTATCATGGTCCTAAAGGTTTAAAAGATATCGCCCTTAGAGTTCACAGACTTACTGAAACATTGTCTAAAAATTTGGAGAAGGGAGGCTTTGCTATCCAAAACAAAACCTTCTTCGATACCATCGTTTTAGATTTAGGATCTAAGGCTCAAACTTACATAGATGCAGCCTCTAAAAAAGAGATCAATTTCAGAAGTTTAGGAAACGGAAAAATTTCAATCGCTTTAGACGAGACTGTAGAAGTTTCCGATCTAGAAGACATTCTTTCCGTATTTGGAATCTCTAAGATTGATCTTTCTTTAGAAGGAATTTCTATCCCGAACGAATTTATCAGGACTTCCGAATATCTCACGCATCCAGTGTTTAACTCTCATCATACTGAAACGAAGATGTTGAGATACATTAGAAAATTGGAATCTAGAGATCTTTCTCTTACAACATCCATGATCCCTCTTGGTTCTTGTACGATGAAACTCAACGCCACTGTGGAAATGTTCCCGGTCACCTGGCCTGAGTTCTCTGATATTCATCCATTTGCACCTGCCTCCCAAACAGAAGGATACAGAACTGTATTCTCTCAATTGGAGTCTTGGCTCTCTCAGGTAACTGGATTCCCTGGAATTTCTCTCCAACCAAACGCTGGTTCTCAAGGAGAATATGCAGGACTTCTCGCAATCCGAAACTATCATATTAGCAGAGGGGATAAGGATAGAGATATTTGTTTGATCCCAATATCTGCACATGGAACTAACCCTGCTTCGGCCGCAATGGTTGGATTCAAGGTTGTTGTTGTTGCTTGCGATTCAGAAGGAAACGTAGACTTAGAAGATCTGAAAGCGAAAGCAAAAGAACATTCTAAAGATCTGGCTGCACTGATGATTACATATCCTTCTACACATGGAGTGTATGAAGAGCCTATTAAAGAAATCTGTTCCATCATTCATGAGAATGGGGGACAGGTTTATATGGACGGAGCGAATATGAACGCTCAGGTAGGAATTACAAGACCTGCAAATATCGGCGCTGATGTTTGCCATCTGAACTTACACAAAACCTTCTGTATTCCTCATGGTGGTGGCGGACCTGGAGTGGGACCAATCGGAGTTGCTGAACATCTGAAACCATTCTTACCTGGTCACCCTTTAGTAGATAACGGAACAGGCAACGAACACGGTGCTGTTTCAGCTGCTCCTTGGGGAAGTGCGAGTATTGTTCTGATCTCTTGGGTATACATTGCACTTTTAGGAACAGAAGGTTTGGAACAAGCTACCAAAGCTGCGATTCTAAACGCTAATTATATCGCAAAACGTTTAGAAAACTATTTCCCAGTACTTTACAAAGGTAAAAACGGATTCGTTGCTCACGAATGTATCTTGGATGTAAGACCTTTCAAAAAGACAAGCGGTGTAGAAGTAGAAGATATAGCAAAACGTCTGATGGACTACGGATTCCACGCACCTACAATGTCTTTTCCTGTTCCTGGAACTCTGATGATAGAACCTACTGAATCGGAGTCCCAAGAAGAATTGGATCGTTTCTGTGAAGCAATGATCTCTATCCATACAGAGATCCAAGAAATTGAGCAAGGTAAAGCGGATCCTAAAGACAATCCTCTGAAAAATGCACCTCATACTTCTGCGATGGTAATCTCAGACAATTGGGACCATGCTTATTCCAGAGAGAAGGCCGCTTATCCTGCACCTTGGACCAAAGAACATAAATTCTGGCCTTATGTGGGAAG